The DNA window CGGCCAGCGCGGACACTCCGATCCCGAACACCACGACGAACCACGTGAACACACGGGCCAGCGCCGCCACCTCGTGATGCCCACCGGCGAGGACCTGCCACGCTCGCAGTCCGTCGACCTGGGGGGCCGCGAGCGCAATCAGCAGGATCAGCACCGTGGCGGCGATGAACGGGCCCCGCCCGCGGGGATCCACCTCGCGGGCCACCCGGGCCTCGATCGACGCCAGTTCGCGGCGCAGCAGCGACAGGTCGTCCTTCATGAACTCAGTCCGGTCGATGCTCGTCTGCGCTGAAACACACCGACGACCCTATCGGCGGGCGTCGATCCGGGTCGGGCAGGCCCCGCGCTCGACGCGAACCGTACGGCCAGTACGAATTCACGTTCTGTGACCTGCATCACCGCTAGGCTGGGGCAGCCGACATCACCGACAGGAGCCGTCATGCAGGAGGTTCTGACCAAGGTCACCGACACGCTGAGCGCCATCCGGGTGATGCAGCGATCGGGCCTCATCCCGTTCCCCCGGGTCGACGAGGGTATCGCGCTCCTGGTGGCCGTCGATCGCTACGGGCCGTTCGCGGGCGCCGTCCACGCTCATGCCCGGGCCGGGCACGGCCGGGTGGCGCTGATCGACGAGCGCGGCCCCCTCACCTACCGAGACCTCGAGGAACAGTCGAACGCCCTGGTGCGGGCCTGGCAGGACGACGGCATCGGGGTGGGCGCGTGCGTCGGGGCGATGTGTCGCAACCATCGCGGGCTGGTGCTGACGATGCTGGCCGCGGCCAAGGCCGGGGTGCGCCTGGTCCTCATGAACACCGGGTTCGCGCGCCGCCAGCTCGCCGACGTCGCCCAACGCGAGGGTGTGGGGCACTTCGTGTACGACAGCGAGTTCAGTGACGTCGCCGACGCGCTGCCGTCGGACGTCACACCGATTCTGTCGTGGGTGGACGACGCAGTCCCCACCCCACCGGCGGAGACGCCACCCCGCACGCTCGACGACCTCATCGCCGGGCACTCGACGGACTCGGTCCCCGCCCCGAAGCAGCACGGCGTCTTCATCCTGCTGACCAGCGGCACCACCGGCGTACCCAAGGGCGCGCCCCGCGGCCGGACCTCGCCGTTCGTCACCGCACAGTTCCTCGACCGGATCCCGCTACGCACGCACCAGACGATGCTGATGGCGGCGCCGGCGTTCCACGGCACCGGGATCTCGCAACTGGGGCTGGGCATGGCGCTCGAGAACACGGTCGTGATGCAGCGCCGGTTCGACCCCGAGACGACCGTCCGGCTGATCGCCGAGCACCACGCCGACACGCTGGTCCTCGTACCCACCATGCTGCAGCGGATCATCGACCTGGGGCCGGAGGTGCTCGCGCAGTACGACACGTCGTCGCTGAAGGTCATCTTCGCCGCCGGTTCGGCGATCGCGCCCGAGCTGTGCGTGCGCACCCAGAAGGCATTCGGGAAGGTGCTGCACAACTTCTACGGCTCCACCGAGGTCGCGGCCGTCAGCGTCGCCACCCCGGACGATCTGGAACGGGCGCCCGGGACCGCCGGCCGGGCGCCCGCGACCTGCCACATCGCGCTGATCGACGACGCCGGCAAGCGCATCACCGAACCCGACGTCGTCGGCCGCATCTTCGCCAAGAGCGGGTTGAGCTTCGAGGGCTACACCGACGGCCGCGACAAGGAACGCCTCGGCGGCATGCTCTCCACCGGCGACGTCGGGCACTTCGATCGCGACGGCCTGTTGTTCGTCGACGGCCGCGACGACGACATGATCGTCTCGGGCGGGGAGAACGTGTATCCGCTCGAGGTGGAGAACCTCATCGCCGAGCGCCCCGACGTCCTCGAGGTGGCGGTGATCGGGGTCGAGGACGACGAGTTCGGGCACCGGTTGCGCGCCTTCGTCGTGCCGTCGGCGGCGTCGGCACGCGATGCCGCCGAGATCCGGGCGCACGTGAAGACGAATCTGGCGCGATACAAAGTGCCGCGCGACGTCGTGTTCATCGAGGAACTGCCCCGCAATGCGACCGGCAAGCTGCTGCGCCGAGTGCTGGTCGAGATGGAGGTCGAGGCGGACTGAGCGCGGCCGGTCAGTCGCCCTCCGGTGATCCGTTCACCGGCGCGTCGGGCGGATACGTCACCACCCCGCCCGGGCCCACCGACGGCGTCGCACCCCACTGCCCCAGCCGGTGCGGCCGCGGCGCGGCGTTGTTCACGAGGTGCACGACGGTCCAGCCGCGAGCGGTCAGCGTGTTCGCGATCAACAACCGGTGGCAGCGCCACGGCATCGGCTCGCCGCACATGATCGCGACGTGCCGATCGGTGGCCAGCGCGGTGAGTCGGTCGAGGCCCGCCCCGAAACCCGCGGTGAGCGTGTAGTCGGCGTAGTTCTTGAAGCTCGTGTTCTGCCACCCGGCGTTGAGCATCGGGTCGACGTCGCGCTGCTTGGGCCGCCGCCCGGCGAGCTCGGTGAGGTGCAGGTACCCGATGTCCGCGTCGCCCAGCCACGCGGTCATCTCGTCGGCGTCGAACTGCGGACTGCGGCGCGATCCCGGCATCTTCCGGACGTCGACGATCAGGTCGATGTCGGCCTGCGCGAGCGTGTCGAGCACGACGGCACGCGGGCACGTCCAGTGACCGATCGTCCACACTTCACCCGGGTCGGCGCTCATGGCCCCATGCTCGCAGCAAAGGGCCGGTCGCACCGGGCGAGCCGAGGGCACGCCCGGACACAGCGAAGAACCCCCGCCCTGATCCAGGACGGGGGTTCTTTCTTTGGTAGCGGGGACAGGATTTGAACCTGCGACCTCTGGGTTATGAGCCCAGCGAGCTACCGAGCTGCTCCACCCCGCGATGCATGAACGAAGTTACACGAGCCGGTGAGCGGAACACAAATCGCCTGCGCGACCGCGGTCCGGACGGCACCCGATGCCGCTCCGACAACTTTTTCGTCACCGGTCAGTGGCCCACCTCACGGAATTCCGATGATCCATCTCACATAACGAGCATGTAACGCGGGAGACTCGAACAGGCAACACGCCGCGCTGAACAGCGCCTTCATGCCGGCGTACCCGACGTAGACGGGTCGACCGGTCCGTTTCGGCGACGTGACTCCCGCGCCGCGGCTGTCGTACGTTCGTTATCGGTTCGTGATGAACGACCACGACGACCGACCGACCCGGCGCTGCCAGCACTGCCCCCGCGGGATCGGCACGACAAACCGTTCGAGGGGCAGGGACGCGAAGATCGCACGCCCGGGCCGACCACCATGTCGCCCGCAGGCCGCTCGCGTCGGCGCAGGAGAGGATCCACCCACATGACCATCAGCTTCAGCAAGCGCGCCCTCGGCCTGGCCGCCGTCACCGGCGCCCTGGTCGCCGTCCCATTCGGCCTCGCCACCGGCACCGCCTCCGCCGCCACCCACAACTGGGACGGCGTCGCCCAGTGTGAGAGCGGCGGCAACTGGGGCATCAACACCGGCAACGGCTACTACGGCGGCCTGCAGTTCTCGCAGAGCACCTGGACCGCCAACGGCGGCACCGGCTCGCCGGCGAACGCCTCCAAGGAGGAGCAGATCCGCGTCGCCGAGAACACCCTCGCCTCGCAGGGTCCCGGCGCGTGGCCGGTGTGCGGTCAGTACCTGACCGAGGCCGCGCCGGCTCCGGCCGCTCCGGTCGCACCGGCAGCCCCCGCCGCGCCGCAGGCGGCCCCGATGCCGGGCGCGCCCACCGAGAACATCGACCGGGCCGTGCAGGCCGCGGGCGACATCGCCGCGCAGTACGGCTACGGCGACCAGTTCCAGCAGCTCCTCGGCACCCACGGCAACGTGCTCGCCGACATCAAGGCGTCGTTCGTCCAGTAGCGGCTCACCCGGTAGCCGTCCGCGGCAACCAACGAAGGGACCCTCCGAGCATCGGTGCACGGAGGGTCCCTTTCGTCACTGGCGACGGCGCCGGCTAGCCGCCGGCGTTCTGGTACGCCTGGACTGCCTTCTGCAACTGGTCCAGCGCGTCACCGTAGGCCTTGAAGTCACCGCGCGACTGCGCCGCCTGCAGACTGGCCAGCGCCGAGTCGAGCTGGGCCACCGCGGCGGCCTTGTCCGGCGTCTGCCCACCGACCGGAGGCGTGGGCGCCGGGGTCGTCGTCGGTGACGTCGGCGTCGTCGCCTGCCCGGTGTTCTGCTCCGACGGCGTCGGCGTGGCGCCGCTCGGCGCGGTTGCCGCGTTGCCGGTACCCGAGCCGAAGACCTGGTCGAGGGCCTCCGCCAGTGTCGGCGCGTAGCCGACGCGGATGCCCGTGGTGTCGGTGAAGCTCACCACCACCCGTGCGAGCTGCGGGAACGCGTTGGCCGAGTTCCGCTGGGTGTAGATCGGTTCGACGTAGAGGATCCCGCCGTCCGCGATCGGCAACGTGAGCAGATTGCCGAGGATGACCTTGTTGGACTGCCGCAACAGCGCCAACTCGCTGGCCACTCGCGGATCCGACGTCATGGCCGACTGCGCCTGCTGCGGGCCCTGCGTCTGGGTGTTGGTCGGCAACTGGAGCACCCGGAACTTGCCGTAGTTCTCCGGATCCGACTGCACCGAGATGTATGCCGACAGCAGTTCCCGCTCGTAGCCCACCATCGGGCTGGTCAGCACGAACTGCGGCTTGGCGGTCTCGGGGCTACCGGACAGCACGTAGTACGGCGGCTGGTTCTTGTCGGTCTCGACCGTCGGGTCGCTCGGCACCGACCAGAAGGCGTTGTTGCTGAAGAACTCGCCCGGATCGTCCACGTGGTACTTCGCGAGCATCTCGCGCTGCACCTTGAACAGATCCTCCGGGTACCGGAAGTGCGCGTTGAGATCGGCGGACACGTCCGACTTCGGCTTGACCGTGTCGGGGAACACGCCCATCCAGGCCTTGAGGACCGGGTCCTGCTCGTCCACCTGGTACAGCGTGACGGTGCCGTCGTACGCGTCGACGGTCGCCTTCACCGAGTTCCGGATGTACGAGACTTCCTTCTTCGGCAGCATCCGGCCCGTCGCCTGGTTGGTGCTGTCCTGCACCAGGCCCTCGAGCGACGAGCGCTGGGCGTACGGGTAGTTGTCGAGCGTGGTGTACGCGTCGACGATCCACTGCAGTCGCCCGTCCACCACCGCGGGGTACACGGTGCCGTCGGTGGTCAGCCACGGCGCCACCTTGTTGACCCGCTCCGCCGGATCACGGTTGTAGATGATCTTGGAATCGGACCCGATCGCGCCGGAGAAGAGGATGTTGCGCTCGGTGTACTTGCCCGCGAACGCGAGCCGGTTGAACCAGTTGCCGATACCCACGCCGCCGGAACCGGTGTACGTGTACTTCTGCGAGTCGGTGTCGTACTCGCGCGGAGCGGCCCCCGCCTCGCCGCCGACGATCGCGTAGTCGGCGTCCGACGACGCGATGACCGGACCGAAGTAGATCCGGGGGTTCTCGACCTCGAGAGCCTGGTCCGTCGGCTTCGTCTCCAGGTCACTGACGCTGTAGATCGGGTAGCCACCGGTGTTGTTCTGCGTGTCGCCGCTGACCGCGGTGACCTGGTTGGCGTACGCCGCCACGAACCCGTTGCCGTGGGTGTACACGGTGTGCTTGTTGATCCAGTCGGTCTGGTTGCCCTGCAGACTCGACGGGGAGAGCTCACGTGCCGCCACGACGAAGTCCCGCAGGTCACCGTCCATCTGGTAGCGATCGATGTTGAGGGACTTGGGGAAGGCGTAAAAGTTCTTCAGCTGCTGCTGCGCCGTGAACGTCGGCGACAGCACGTTGGGGTCGAGCAGGCGGGTGTTCGCGATGGTCGTCACGTCCGCCGGCACCTCCCGCGGCGGCTTGCCGGTCCGGCCCGAGTAGTCCTCGTACGTCACCGACTCGTCCGTGATCCCGTACGCCTGTCTGGTGGCCGCGATGTTCCGCTCGATGTACGACCGTTCCTTGTCGGCCGCGTTCGGCTTGACCGAGAACTGCTCGACGACCAGCGGGTAGACGGCGCCGACGAGGATCGACGACAGCACCAGCAGCACCACTGCCATCGCGGGGATCCGCAGGTCGCGCAGGAAGATCGCCGCGAAGAACGCGATCGCGCAGATGATGGCGATCGCCATGAGGATCAGCTTGGCGGGCAGCACCGCGTTGATGTCGGTGTAACCGGCACCGGTGAACGTGGGCTCCTTGCGCGAGCTGAACAGCAGCGTGTACCGGTCGAACCAGTACGAGACGGCCTTGAGCAGGACGAAGGTTCCGGCCAGCACCGCAAGCTGCACCCGGGCCGAGCGCGTGAGCGCACCCTGGCGACCGCTGAGCCGCACGCCACCGAAGATGTAGTGGGTGATGAGGCTGGCGAAGAACGCGATCACGACCGCGACGAACAGCCAGTTCAGCACGAACTGGAAGAACGGCAGGACGAAGGCGTAGAAACCGATGTCCTTGCCGAACTGGGGATCGGTGACGCCGAACGAGTCGCGGTTGAAGAACAACTGCACCGTCGCCCAGCTCGCCTGTCCCACGAGGCCGGCGAACAGGCCGATCACCACCGGGATACCGATGCCGAACAGCTTCTGCCGCGCCATCACCGCCGTGCGGTAGCGCGCCACCGGATCGTTGGTGCCGGGCGAGGGCAGGAACATCGGCCGGGAGCGGTAGGCCAGCAGCAAGCCCAGCCACACGATCGCGCCGACGACGAGTCCGACGATCAGGAACAGCGCGATCCGCGTGACCAACACCTTGGTGAAGACGCCTCGGAAGTCGACCTCACCGAACCACAACCAGTCCGTGTAGACGTCGATGAAGCGGGGGCCGATCAGCAGCAGCGCGGCGGCGACCAACGCCAAGACCAGCAGCACGCGCGTGCGTTTCGACAACGAAGGTAAACCGGCGGGGGGCCGCATGCCCACTTGCCACTCCCAACAATCCGGCGACGCCTTCGCGCCGCAGCCAATGCACCGTCCAGCGTCACCTGAGAGTGACCGTTTCGTCCCACTCTACGTAACGAGGGAACCACCGCGACCGACGAGCACGGACCCGTCCCCCTGGTGCAAGGATAAGGACGTGATCGACAAAGATGGCGAGTTCTACGGTGACGACCTCCTCGGCGGCAACGGCGACGTGAGCCTTTCCGACGAATCCCTGCGCAGATGCGTCCACGAAGTGATCGACTTCGTCGACGCGGGCGGCTGGGGACAACCGCCCACGATGTTCGCGATCGTGCCCACCGCCCTGGTCGCGGCGGCCGAGCCGTCACTGCTCGACCAACTCGACCAGGGGGCGGAACTCACCCCTGTCGAGCAGGGAGAACTGCCGGACGACGTCGAAGGTGGCTCCCCCGCCCTCGACGAGTTCCTGGCCACCACCAGTTGGCCCGCCGAGGTCGTCGGCTGCGCGCTGGTGCAGGAGATCGTGGTGCTGCCGCCCGAGGCGGAGTCCGACCTGGACGACGCGTCGGCCCCGACGCTGGCCGACCGTCACTCCGCCGACGAGGCCGCGCGCGTCGCGGCGCAGTCGCACCCCGACCGGCGCGAGGCCCGGCTGATCGCGGCCGTGTTGCGCGACGGACCGTCCATCGCGCTGCTGCAGCTGCGCCCCACCGACGACGACGACCCGTTCGCCGGCATGGAACTGCGGACCTACGACAACCTCGCGCCCGGTGTCGTCGCGGCGCTGTACGCGACCCTCGAGGCGGACGAGGACTGACCGCGCCCGACGCGCCGGCCTAGCAGCTGGGTGCGGGCTGTCCGGCGTCGATCGCCTCGAGCGCGTCGACGGCGCCGCCCAGCGTCTCCACCTTCACCAGTTGCAGGCCGTCGGGACGGTTCGCCAGCGCCTCGTCGCAGTTCTTCGCCGGGACCAGGAACGTCGTGGCCCCGGCCTCCTGCGCTGCGATCATCTTGTACGGGATGCCGCCGATCGGCCCCACGTCACCGTCGGGGTCGATCGTGCCGGTGCCGGCGACGAACCGGCCGCCGTTGAGCTCGCCCGGGCTCAGCTTGTCGACGACCGCGAGGCTGAACATCAGGCCGGCCGACGGGCCGCCGATGTCGGCGAGATTGAAGTCGATGGTGAACGGCACGTCGGGGACCTGCTTGGCGTTGACGCCGAGGTACCCCTTGCCGGCGTCCTGCTCGCCGTCGGCGGCCGGACGGGCGCCGACGGTGATCGGCGCCGTCGCTTCCACCCCGTCCCGCCGATAGGTCACCTGCACGATCGTCCCCGGGGCGGTGGCGCCGATGAGTTCCTGCAGGCTGACCAGAGTGTCGACCGGCTTCCCGTCCACCCGCAGCAGCACGTCCCCCGGCTTCAGCACCGATGCCGCGGGGCCGTCGTCGCCGACCGTGGTCAGTTCGAGGGCGACCGGCAGCCCGAGGTACCGCAACGCGGCCAGTTCGGCGCTGTTCTCCGACTTCGTGAACTGCGCGGTGTTCTCGTCCTGGATCTCGTTCTTGGACCGGTCCGGCGGGTACACCTCCTCGCGGGGGACGAGCCCCTGCCGACCGCTCGCCCACAGCCCGAGCGCGTCGAACAGCGTCAGCTTGTCGCGGACCGCGACCGTCGTCATGTTGAGGTTGCCGCTCGTCGCATCGACGGCCGTGCCCTCGATGTCGACCACGGGCCGGCGCTGGATCTGCCCGTCCACGTCGACGTCGGCCTCACCGAGCGTGTCGACCGTGGGGCCGGGGCCGAGCGCGACGAACGGCACCTGCACCGTCGTCCCCAACACACCCAGGGCCGCGACCGGGGCCAACGCTGCCAGGAGGGTCACCATCCGTCGATTCACGTGGCCAGGATAGAGGCCACCGTCGGGCCCGCGCCCCGGCGCACCTCACCGGACCGGGGCTCGTGGCGGCCGATGTTCGCCGTGAGCGTGATCTCCGCACGGGCCACGGCGCGCCGCGCCTTGTACCGTTGAAACCATGAGCGATCTGCCCTTCGGCTTCTCCAACTCCGACGACGACCCGGACCGTAAGAAGGACTCGGGCGGGGAACAGGGCGGGTCGTCCGGTCAGCCGTTCGGCTTCGATCCGAGCGCGTTCGGCCTCGGCGGCGCGGGTGGACCCGCCGGTGGGTTCGATCCCGCGGCGCTCGGCCAGATGCTCACCCAGTTCGGGCAGATGCTCAGCGGCATGGGCAGCGCGATGGGTCAGGGCGGCCAGGGCGGCCCCGTCAACTACGACGTCGCGAAGAACCTCGCGCGTCAGCAGATCGGATCGGTGACCCCCATCACGGAGGGCACCACGTCCGCGGTGACCGACGCCGCCCGCCTGGCCGAGCTGTGGCTCGACGGCGCGACCACGCTGCCGGCCGGCGCGACGCGCACCGTGGCGTGGACGGCCGAGGACTGGCTCGACGGCACGCTCGACACGTGGAAGCGGCTGTGTGATCCCGTAGCCCAGCAGGTGTCCGGCATGTGGATCGAGGGTCTGCCCGAGGAGGCGCGGAACATGATCGGCCCCATGGCCGGCATGCTGACGCAGATGGGCGGGCTCACCTTCGGCTCCCAGCTGGGCCAGGCGCTCGGCCAGCTGTCGAAGGAGGTCCTCACCTCCACCGACATCGGGCTGCCGCTGGGACCGGCGGGGACCGCCGCGCTGCTGCCGACTGCCATCGAGGCGTTCAGCGAGGGCCTCGAGCAGCCGCACCGCGAGGTGCTCGTGTTCATCGCGGCCCGCGAGGCCGCCTACCAGCGCCTCTACAGCCACGTACCGTGGCTGCGGCAGCGTCTGCTCTCCACCGTCGAGGACTACGCACGCGGCATCAAGATGGACTTCTCGGCGATCGAGGAGGCCGCGCAGGGCCTGGACCCGTCGGCGCTCACCGACCCCTCGCAGATCGAGAAGATCCTGCAGCAGGGCGCGTTCGAGCCGCAGACCACGCCCGAGCAGAAGCAGGCGCTCGAGCGCCTCGAGACGATGCTGGCGCTCGTCGAGGGCTGGGTGGAGACGGTCGTGTCCGAGGCGCTCGGCGACCGCCTCCCGGGCGCCGCGGCGCTCACCGAGACGCTGCGCCGTCGCCGCGCGACCGGCGGGCCCGCCGAGCAGACGTTCGCGACCCTGGTCGGGTTGGAGCTGCGTCCACGCAAGGTGCGCGAGGCCGCGCACCTGTGGCGTCGCCTCACCACGGACACCGGCGTCGACGCCCGGGACGGCGTCTGGGCGCACCCGGACCTGCTGCCGGACTCCTCCGACCTGGACAACCCGGCCGCGTTCGTCGACCGGATCCTCGGGGGCGACTCCGGCACCTTCCACGACCCGATCGCGCAGCTCGAGCAGACCGAGGCACGCGAACGCGAGGAGAAGAACCGCGGGAGCGGCGAGACCGGCGAAGGCTCCCCCGACCGGTCCGACGACTAACCGACCGAATCGTCGATGTCGTCGTCGGCGCCGTCCGTACCGTCGGCGCCGTCGACGCCTACGAGATCCGGCTGCCGCGTGACCACCGAGTACGCCTCGAGGTAGCCGATCGCGCGTTCGGTCCGCGGATAGCGGCGCACCTCCTCCCAGAAGCAGTCGTTGTGCCCGCCCGCGACGTACAGGTGCACCAGCTCGTGGACCAGCACGTAGTCGAGCACGTACGACGGCACCGTCCGCAGCAGTTCGCTGACGCGGATGGTGCCGTCCGTCGGTGTGCACGACGCCCACCGCGTCCGCATCGACGGCACCCACCGGATCGAGACGGGCTCCGCGGCACCGCGCAGCCAGCGCGCCGACAGCCGCGCCGCGCGTTCGGTGAGTTCGATGTCGCTGCGCTCGGCGCGGGCCGCGGCGCGGCGGTCCGCGCGGTCGAGCTTGCCGATCATCTCGGCCACCAGTTCGGCCTCCGCGGCCTTCGACATCCCGGTCGGCATCAGCACGATCACCTTGTCG is part of the Rhodococcus sp. SGAir0479 genome and encodes:
- a CDS encoding UPF0182 family protein, which encodes MRPPAGLPSLSKRTRVLLVLALVAAALLLIGPRFIDVYTDWLWFGEVDFRGVFTKVLVTRIALFLIVGLVVGAIVWLGLLLAYRSRPMFLPSPGTNDPVARYRTAVMARQKLFGIGIPVVIGLFAGLVGQASWATVQLFFNRDSFGVTDPQFGKDIGFYAFVLPFFQFVLNWLFVAVVIAFFASLITHYIFGGVRLSGRQGALTRSARVQLAVLAGTFVLLKAVSYWFDRYTLLFSSRKEPTFTGAGYTDINAVLPAKLILMAIAIICAIAFFAAIFLRDLRIPAMAVVLLVLSSILVGAVYPLVVEQFSVKPNAADKERSYIERNIAATRQAYGITDESVTYEDYSGRTGKPPREVPADVTTIANTRLLDPNVLSPTFTAQQQLKNFYAFPKSLNIDRYQMDGDLRDFVVAARELSPSSLQGNQTDWINKHTVYTHGNGFVAAYANQVTAVSGDTQNNTGGYPIYSVSDLETKPTDQALEVENPRIYFGPVIASSDADYAIVGGEAGAAPREYDTDSQKYTYTGSGGVGIGNWFNRLAFAGKYTERNILFSGAIGSDSKIIYNRDPAERVNKVAPWLTTDGTVYPAVVDGRLQWIVDAYTTLDNYPYAQRSSLEGLVQDSTNQATGRMLPKKEVSYIRNSVKATVDAYDGTVTLYQVDEQDPVLKAWMGVFPDTVKPKSDVSADLNAHFRYPEDLFKVQREMLAKYHVDDPGEFFSNNAFWSVPSDPTVETDKNQPPYYVLSGSPETAKPQFVLTSPMVGYERELLSAYISVQSDPENYGKFRVLQLPTNTQTQGPQQAQSAMTSDPRVASELALLRQSNKVILGNLLTLPIADGGILYVEPIYTQRNSANAFPQLARVVVSFTDTTGIRVGYAPTLAEALDQVFGSGTGNAATAPSGATPTPSEQNTGQATTPTSPTTTPAPTPPVGGQTPDKAAAVAQLDSALASLQAAQSRGDFKAYGDALDQLQKAVQAYQNAGG
- a CDS encoding transglycosylase family protein, encoding MTISFSKRALGLAAVTGALVAVPFGLATGTASAATHNWDGVAQCESGGNWGINTGNGYYGGLQFSQSTWTANGGTGSPANASKEEQIRVAENTLASQGPGAWPVCGQYLTEAAPAPAAPVAPAAPAAPQAAPMPGAPTENIDRAVQAAGDIAAQYGYGDQFQQLLGTHGNVLADIKASFVQ
- a CDS encoding Rv2732c family membrane protein codes for the protein MKDDLSLLRRELASIEARVAREVDPRGRGPFIAATVLILLIALAAPQVDGLRAWQVLAGGHHEVAALARVFTWFVVVFGIGVSALAAWTRRWVFAWVAMAGVTVGTALGLLTYWSQHSVRGVHAGSIGYGLLVEWAAMALLAVLWIPVVAGRSNLMER
- a CDS encoding acyl-CoA synthetase, producing the protein MQEVLTKVTDTLSAIRVMQRSGLIPFPRVDEGIALLVAVDRYGPFAGAVHAHARAGHGRVALIDERGPLTYRDLEEQSNALVRAWQDDGIGVGACVGAMCRNHRGLVLTMLAAAKAGVRLVLMNTGFARRQLADVAQREGVGHFVYDSEFSDVADALPSDVTPILSWVDDAVPTPPAETPPRTLDDLIAGHSTDSVPAPKQHGVFILLTSGTTGVPKGAPRGRTSPFVTAQFLDRIPLRTHQTMLMAAPAFHGTGISQLGLGMALENTVVMQRRFDPETTVRLIAEHHADTLVLVPTMLQRIIDLGPEVLAQYDTSSLKVIFAAGSAIAPELCVRTQKAFGKVLHNFYGSTEVAAVSVATPDDLERAPGTAGRAPATCHIALIDDAGKRITEPDVVGRIFAKSGLSFEGYTDGRDKERLGGMLSTGDVGHFDRDGLLFVDGRDDDMIVSGGENVYPLEVENLIAERPDVLEVAVIGVEDDEFGHRLRAFVVPSAASARDAAEIRAHVKTNLARYKVPRDVVFIEELPRNATGKLLRRVLVEMEVEAD
- a CDS encoding DUF488 domain-containing protein, producing MSADPGEVWTIGHWTCPRAVVLDTLAQADIDLIVDVRKMPGSRRSPQFDADEMTAWLGDADIGYLHLTELAGRRPKQRDVDPMLNAGWQNTSFKNYADYTLTAGFGAGLDRLTALATDRHVAIMCGEPMPWRCHRLLIANTLTARGWTVVHLVNNAAPRPHRLGQWGATPSVGPGGVVTYPPDAPVNGSPEGD
- a CDS encoding zinc-dependent metalloprotease; the encoded protein is MSDLPFGFSNSDDDPDRKKDSGGEQGGSSGQPFGFDPSAFGLGGAGGPAGGFDPAALGQMLTQFGQMLSGMGSAMGQGGQGGPVNYDVAKNLARQQIGSVTPITEGTTSAVTDAARLAELWLDGATTLPAGATRTVAWTAEDWLDGTLDTWKRLCDPVAQQVSGMWIEGLPEEARNMIGPMAGMLTQMGGLTFGSQLGQALGQLSKEVLTSTDIGLPLGPAGTAALLPTAIEAFSEGLEQPHREVLVFIAAREAAYQRLYSHVPWLRQRLLSTVEDYARGIKMDFSAIEEAAQGLDPSALTDPSQIEKILQQGAFEPQTTPEQKQALERLETMLALVEGWVETVVSEALGDRLPGAAALTETLRRRRATGGPAEQTFATLVGLELRPRKVREAAHLWRRLTTDTGVDARDGVWAHPDLLPDSSDLDNPAAFVDRILGGDSGTFHDPIAQLEQTEAREREEKNRGSGETGEGSPDRSDD
- a CDS encoding PPA1309 family protein, yielding MSLSDESLRRCVHEVIDFVDAGGWGQPPTMFAIVPTALVAAAEPSLLDQLDQGAELTPVEQGELPDDVEGGSPALDEFLATTSWPAEVVGCALVQEIVVLPPEAESDLDDASAPTLADRHSADEAARVAAQSHPDRREARLIAAVLRDGPSIALLQLRPTDDDDPFAGMELRTYDNLAPGVVAALYATLEADED
- a CDS encoding YlbL family protein, with amino-acid sequence MNRRMVTLLAALAPVAALGVLGTTVQVPFVALGPGPTVDTLGEADVDVDGQIQRRPVVDIEGTAVDATSGNLNMTTVAVRDKLTLFDALGLWASGRQGLVPREEVYPPDRSKNEIQDENTAQFTKSENSAELAALRYLGLPVALELTTVGDDGPAASVLKPGDVLLRVDGKPVDTLVSLQELIGATAPGTIVQVTYRRDGVEATAPITVGARPAADGEQDAGKGYLGVNAKQVPDVPFTIDFNLADIGGPSAGLMFSLAVVDKLSPGELNGGRFVAGTGTIDPDGDVGPIGGIPYKMIAAQEAGATTFLVPAKNCDEALANRPDGLQLVKVETLGGAVDALEAIDAGQPAPSC
- a CDS encoding M48 metallopeptidase family protein, encoding MTGSGTSDHRTPEVEIRRSARRRRTVSARREGDKVIVLMPTGMSKAAEAELVAEMIGKLDRADRRAAARAERSDIELTERAARLSARWLRGAAEPVSIRWVPSMRTRWASCTPTDGTIRVSELLRTVPSYVLDYVLVHELVHLYVAGGHNDCFWEEVRRYPRTERAIGYLEAYSVVTRQPDLVGVDGADGTDGADDDIDDSVG